ACGGCTTCGCCGGGCGCGCGATCGCCGCGAATGACGATGTGCGCGTCGATGTCGACCGGTAGCGGCGACAGGTGATCGGTGTCCGGCACCTCGACGATGATCGTGCGCGGCTTGTCCGGGTGCTGGTCGATGATCGCGGCCAGGGCCGGTGCGCCGGTTTCGTCGGCGACCAGCAGTTCGTGGCCGTCGTGCTGGGGCAGGTAGAGCGCGGTGCCCTGGCGGAAGCCCAGGCGGTCACCGACGCGCGCTCGCGACGCCCAGGCAGTGCCGGGACCGGCGTCGCCGTGCAACACGATGTCGACATCGGCCTCGCCGAGGTCGGGGCGCACCGCCCGCAAGGTGTACCACCGAAGTTCGGGGCGTTCGACCGGATTCATCGCATGCACTGCGCGCCGTACGTTGGCCTCGTTCGGATCTGGCATCGTCAGCCGACCGTCGGTGGGGATGAGCAACCCGAAGTACTCGTCGGGGCCGTTGCTGGCGTAGCCGCTGAACTCCTTGGCCACGAACGTGAACCGACGCACATGGTCGGCGACCTCAGTGATCGAGCGGACGGTCATGGGCCACTGCCGAAGGTCGGTGCGGTCGGGCATCTGCGCCATCGTGACGGCGGTGTACGCAGAGACGGCGCGCTGTTCGATGCGGTCGAGCAGAGTGGTCACGCGAATTCC
This is a stretch of genomic DNA from Yimella lutea. It encodes these proteins:
- a CDS encoding siderophore-interacting protein, translated to MTTLLDRIEQRAVSAYTAVTMAQMPDRTDLRQWPMTVRSITEVADHVRRFTFVAKEFSGYASNGPDEYFGLLIPTDGRLTMPDPNEANVRRAVHAMNPVERPELRWYTLRAVRPDLGEADVDIVLHGDAGPGTAWASRARVGDRLGFRQGTALYLPQHDGHELLVADETGAPALAAIIDQHPDKPRTIIVEVPDTDHLSPLPVDIDAHIVIRGDRAPGEAVLEVLPGLQWPALGYAWICGERALATGTRKHLVGERGVHRRKVMFSSFWQLGQARV